A window of SAR324 cluster bacterium genomic DNA:
TTCATCCAAGCAGCCATGTGGGCAGAGCCTCTTTCCGCAAGTACCCTTGCTACATTTTCAAAATCAACAGTTTCTCGGTTTTGGCTCACTTTTGATTTCCCCAGAATCCTCATAATTTTGATCCGGAACGCAATGATATTTTCCAACATGGCATTCAGATAGTCTTTGGGTGCATCGGCCATCTGCCAGGCATTCTCACCATGGGTTCGCTCTTCC
This region includes:
- a CDS encoding FMN-binding negative transcriptional regulator, which produces EERTHGENAWQMADAPKDYLNAMLENIIAFRIKIMRILGKSKVSQNRETVDFENVARVLAERGSAHMAAWMNQISETREKE